A genomic window from Glycine max cultivar Williams 82 chromosome 17, Glycine_max_v4.0, whole genome shotgun sequence includes:
- the LOC102667652 gene encoding uncharacterized protein, whose amino-acid sequence MDPVKYIFEKPTLTGRITRWKVLLSKFDIVYVTQNVIKGSALADYLAQQPINDYQPMHPKFPNEDIMALFEVEVEDEDKDKWIVLFDGASNALGHGVGAVLVTPDDQCIPFMARLGFDYMNNMAEYEACALGIQAAIDFKVKLLREENQMADALATLASMFQLTPHGDLPYIEFRCRSKPAHYCLIEEEQDGKP is encoded by the exons atggacccagtcAAGTACATATTTGAAAAACCCACTCTCACCGGACGGATCACTCGGTGGAAGGTTCTATTGTCGAAATTCGACATTGTTTATGTCACTCAAAATgtgataaagggaagcgcccTGGCAGATTACCTGGCTCAACAGCCCATCAACGACTACCAGCCTATGCATCCAAAATTCCCgaatgaggacatcatggccttgtttgaggtgGAAGTAGAGGATGAAGACAAGGACAAGTGGATTGTGTTGTTCGATGGTGCATCCAACGCACtaggccatggagtaggggcagtttTGGTTACCCCTGACGACCAATGTATACCCTTTATGGCTAGATTAGGTTTTGACTACATGAACAACATGGCTGAATACGAGGCATGCGCCCTTGGGATCCAAGCGGCAATTGACTTCAAGGTCAAGTTGCtcag AgaggagaatcaaatggctgatgcacttGCCACTTTAGCATCCATGTTTCAGCTGACCCCGCATGGGGActtgccgtacatcgaattcagatgTCGTAGCAAACCCGCACATTATTGCTTGATTGAAGAGGAGCAAGATGGTAAACCCtag